The Helianthus annuus cultivar XRQ/B chromosome 16, HanXRQr2.0-SUNRISE, whole genome shotgun sequence genome includes a window with the following:
- the LOC110915960 gene encoding uncharacterized protein LOC110915960 isoform X1, translated as MTLTMNFKGGSKNSWQPVMGADTTTTSYWLNWRVLLCCVWILTAMGVASYLITKYERPFNGKSRNRSDYDDDDEDEYDGGVLYDDEVWKPCLKGIHPAWLMTYRIFAFVVLLILITLNAVVDGGSIFYYYTQWTFTLITIYFGIGSLLSIYGCCQNHNKVGGDRSEEQDEEQQAAGAEITNLPNAAKYVGPIDRTRPRQVAGFWGYVFQIMFQMQAGAVVLTDLVFWFIIVPFLAIKDYNMNFFIINMHSVNAVFLLGDTALNSLRFPWFRIAYFVLWTCVFVVFQWVVHACIALWWPYPFLDLASSFSPLWYLAVALLHVPCYGIFVLVIKLKHFLLLKWFPDSTRYVL; from the exons ATGACACTCACCATGAATTTCAAAG GAGGGTCAAAGAACAGTTGGCAGCCTGTGATGGGTGCTGATACAACCACCACAAGCTACTGGTTAAACTGGAGAGTGTTGTTATGTTGTGTATGGATCTTAACAGCAATGGGTGTGGCTTCATATCTCATAACAAAATATGAAAGACCCTTCAATGGAAAATCAAGAAACAGaagtgattatgatgatgatgatgaagatgaatatGATGGTGGTGTGTTGTATGATGATGAAGTTTGGAAACCATGTTTGAAAGGAATACATCCAGCTTGGTTGATGACTTACAGAATATTTGCTTTTGTTGTGCTCTTGATTTTAATTACCCTTAATGCTGTTGTTGATGGAGGTAGCATATTTTACTACTACACaca ATGGACTTTTACATTGATTACCATATATTTTGGG ATTGGATCTTTGTTGTCAATTTATGGATGCTGCCAAAATCACAACAAAGTTGGTGGTGACAGAAGTGAAGAACAAGATGAAGAACAACAGGCTGCAGGAGCTGAAATTACCAATTTGCCCAATGCCGCAAAGTACGTGGGCCCCATCGATCGTACGCGTCCTCGTCAAGTTGCTGGCTTTTGGGGTTACGTTTTTCAGATCATGTTTCAG atgCAAGCAGGTGCTGTTGTGCTTACAGACTTAGTTTTCTGGTTTATCATAGTACCGTTTCTTGCGATTAAAGATTATAATATGAACTTT TTCATTATCAATATGCACTCCGTCAATGCTGTGTTTTTGCTTGGTGACACTGCTTTGAACAGCTTG CGATTCCCATGGTTTCGAATTGCATACTTTGTTCTTTGGACGTGCGTTTTTGTTGTCTTCCAGTGGGTCGTTCACGCGTGCATAGCACTTTG GTGGCCGTATCCTTTTCTTGATCTTGCATCATCATTCTCTCCTTTATG GTACTTAGCAGTGGCGTTACTACACGTACCATGTTACGGAATTTTTGTTCTAGTGATAAAACTGAAGCATTTTCTCTTGTTGAAATGGTTTCCTGATTCGACCCGATACGTTTTATGA
- the LOC110915960 gene encoding uncharacterized protein LOC110915960 isoform X2: MGADTTTTSYWLNWRVLLCCVWILTAMGVASYLITKYERPFNGKSRNRSDYDDDDEDEYDGGVLYDDEVWKPCLKGIHPAWLMTYRIFAFVVLLILITLNAVVDGGSIFYYYTQWTFTLITIYFGIGSLLSIYGCCQNHNKVGGDRSEEQDEEQQAAGAEITNLPNAAKYVGPIDRTRPRQVAGFWGYVFQIMFQMQAGAVVLTDLVFWFIIVPFLAIKDYNMNFFIINMHSVNAVFLLGDTALNSLRFPWFRIAYFVLWTCVFVVFQWVVHACIALWWPYPFLDLASSFSPLWYLAVALLHVPCYGIFVLVIKLKHFLLLKWFPDSTRYVL, from the exons ATGGGTGCTGATACAACCACCACAAGCTACTGGTTAAACTGGAGAGTGTTGTTATGTTGTGTATGGATCTTAACAGCAATGGGTGTGGCTTCATATCTCATAACAAAATATGAAAGACCCTTCAATGGAAAATCAAGAAACAGaagtgattatgatgatgatgatgaagatgaatatGATGGTGGTGTGTTGTATGATGATGAAGTTTGGAAACCATGTTTGAAAGGAATACATCCAGCTTGGTTGATGACTTACAGAATATTTGCTTTTGTTGTGCTCTTGATTTTAATTACCCTTAATGCTGTTGTTGATGGAGGTAGCATATTTTACTACTACACaca ATGGACTTTTACATTGATTACCATATATTTTGGG ATTGGATCTTTGTTGTCAATTTATGGATGCTGCCAAAATCACAACAAAGTTGGTGGTGACAGAAGTGAAGAACAAGATGAAGAACAACAGGCTGCAGGAGCTGAAATTACCAATTTGCCCAATGCCGCAAAGTACGTGGGCCCCATCGATCGTACGCGTCCTCGTCAAGTTGCTGGCTTTTGGGGTTACGTTTTTCAGATCATGTTTCAG atgCAAGCAGGTGCTGTTGTGCTTACAGACTTAGTTTTCTGGTTTATCATAGTACCGTTTCTTGCGATTAAAGATTATAATATGAACTTT TTCATTATCAATATGCACTCCGTCAATGCTGTGTTTTTGCTTGGTGACACTGCTTTGAACAGCTTG CGATTCCCATGGTTTCGAATTGCATACTTTGTTCTTTGGACGTGCGTTTTTGTTGTCTTCCAGTGGGTCGTTCACGCGTGCATAGCACTTTG GTGGCCGTATCCTTTTCTTGATCTTGCATCATCATTCTCTCCTTTATG GTACTTAGCAGTGGCGTTACTACACGTACCATGTTACGGAATTTTTGTTCTAGTGATAAAACTGAAGCATTTTCTCTTGTTGAAATGGTTTCCTGATTCGACCCGATACGTTTTATGA